A single region of the Macrobrachium rosenbergii isolate ZJJX-2024 chromosome 5, ASM4041242v1, whole genome shotgun sequence genome encodes:
- the LOC136838702 gene encoding uncharacterized protein, with amino-acid sequence MQNLRLLSVLAAVLAAGVNAQGSCQIDIDSAPQGFNPPLLVNPGSQEAVYPELEGGERLITFPAGGTLVAACTGERNRFELVDEKELEVSCMGGRLSILRQSEAYSQIVKWADLGCQKRPRAYLRHMKNSKCGEKGKRYDIGWPIRPGFFVPLIHLCYDDQVETTEFTYHKVQGRSIGIRSIDSSRPGFRSAGLFDVDVNNVYKRRNQRPLFLELLGTTEHLTSQGQHYLARGHLAPDSDFFYTAEQDATYFYANVVPQWQDFNNGNWKRLEFAVRELAERQQATLDVWTGSYGVLQMPDANNNAVDMFLGLTEGKTHVPVPAVLWKVIHNPSTRRAVAIVGVNDVRGQGFSDDISMMDPPCYDVCDQLTWIDWDTQEVRRGRTFCCQVSDLKEIIPSLPNIGSVQLLTN; translated from the exons ATGCAGAATTTACGATTACTTAGTGTTTTGGCTGCGGTGCTGGCAGCCGGAGTGAATGCCCAAG gTTCCTGTCAAATCGACATAGACAGCGCACCTCAAGGATTTAATCCTCCTCTCCTGGTGAATCCTGGCAGCCAGGAAGCTGTGTATCCCGAGTTAGAGGGCGGGGAACGTCTCATTACCTTTCCTGCTGGTGGGACGCTGGTTGCTGCCTGCACTGGCGAAAGAAATCGCTTTGAGCTCGTTGACGAAAAGGAATTGGAGGTGTCTTGCATGGGTGGGAGACTGTCCATCTTGCGACAGTCAGAGGCGTATTCGCAG ATTGTGAAATGGGCCGACCTCGGTTGCCAAAAGCGGCCCCGGGCCTACCTCAGACACATGAAGAACAGCAAATGCGGAGAGAAGGGAAAAAGATACGACATCGGATGGCCAATAAGACCAGGTTTCTTCGTGCCATTAATTCATCTTTGCTACGACGACCAAGTGGAGACCACAGAATTCACTTACCACAAGGTGCAAGGCAG GTCCATCGGCATCAGATCCATTGATTCGTCTAGGCCAGGCTTCCGGTCTGCCGGCCTGTTCGACGTAGACGTGAACAACGTCTACAAGAGAAGGAATCAGAGGCCTTTGTTCTTGGAGCTTCTGGGCACAACTGAGCACCTGACCAGCCAAGGTCAGCACTACCTGGCCAGAGGTCACTTGGCGCCCGATTCGGATTTCTTCTACACTGCTGAGCAAGATGCCACTTACTTTTATGCCAACGTTGTTCCTCAGTGGCAAGACTTCAACAACGGCAACTGGAAG AGACTAGAGTTTGCCGTAAGAGAGTTGGCTGAGAGACAGCAAGCCACCCTAGACGTCTGGACTGGCAGCTACGGAGTTTTGCAGATGCCTGATGCCAATAACAACGCCGTTGACATGTTCTTAGGGCTGACTGAAGGAAAGACACATGTGCCTGTTCCCGCAGTTCTGTGGAAG GTAATTCACAACCCTTCTACCAGGCGCGCCGTGGCCATAGTCGGAGTCAACGACGTTCGAGGTCAAGGCTTCTCGGATGACATCAGTATGATGGACCCACCTTGCTACGACGTCTGTGACCAACTGACCTGGATCGACTGGGATACCCAGGAAGTGAGGAGAGGCCGTACCTTCTGCTGCCAAGTGTCTGACCTCAAGGAAATAATACCCAGCTTACCTAACATTGGAAGCGTTCAATTGCTGACCAAttga
- the LOC136838703 gene encoding hematopoietic prostaglandin D synthase-like: MPEYTLMYFNAQGRGELIRWLFAHAGIEYNDERIEMEEWPERKPDIPGGKLPVLMVDGKPLVQSVAIARYVAKEAGLVPEDNLDAAYCDALVDTCSEMMHQYMTLMFKVEDDDEKQRLFEEEFFPNHMEPFMKRLNHRLEDKEWFITDDMTWADVAIGRSLSQILAQFPDCLEHYPNVASLVEKVCELPAIKEWIDNRPETSF; encoded by the exons ATGCCCGAATATACCCTCATGTACTTCAACGCCCAAGGGCGCGGGGAGCTGATAAGGTGGCTCTTTGCCCACGCTGGCATCGAATACAACGATGAACGCATTGAGATGGAGGAATGGCCGGAGAGGAAACCAG ATATCCCAGGGGGGAAGCTTCCAGTCCTGATGGTTGACGGCAAGCCCCTGGTGCAGTCGGTGGCCATTGCTCGCTATGTAGCCAAGGAAGCAGGTCTCGTCCCCGAGGACAACTTAGACGCAGCCTATTGCGATGCCCTGGTGGATACTTGCTCAGAGATGATGCATCAGTATATGACTCTTAT gttCAAAGTAGAGGACGATGATGAAAAGCAGAGGTTGTTTGAGGAGGAATTCTTCCCCAACCATATGGAACCTTTTATGAAGAGACTCAACCATCGCTTGGAAGACAAAGAGTGGTTCATCACGGACGAC ATGACTTGGGCCGACGTCGCAATAGGCCGAAGCCTCAGTCAGATTCTGGCCCAGTTTCCCGACTGCTTGGAGCATTATCCGAACGTGGCCAGCCTCGTGGAAAAGGTGTGCGAGCTTCCCGCCATCAAGGAGTGGATCGACAACAGGCCTGAGACTTCCTTCTAA